Proteins encoded by one window of Flavobacterium sp. N502540:
- a CDS encoding thioesterase II family protein, with translation MKKKQLFLLHFAGGSIYSFEFLRSLCTDFEMIPLELPGRGKRIKEKLLTSYPEAVKDLFSQITDKLNGNPFIVYGHSLGSSLGLGVTDLLEKNNTPPQCLIVSGNAGPGITTEKKRSDLERDDFISMLTELGGIPDELLKSKELLDFVLPILKADFKIVEEDFFIENTIVKAPIVAIMGNSEKYVDQINNWRKHTFSGFNSYILRGNHFFILNHGDKLKEIFDISFAECTSLNYNNVQ, from the coding sequence ATGAAAAAAAAGCAACTATTCTTATTACACTTCGCCGGTGGCAGCATATACTCATTCGAGTTTCTGAGATCATTATGCACCGATTTTGAAATGATACCGCTGGAATTACCCGGAAGAGGAAAAAGAATCAAAGAAAAACTATTGACTTCCTATCCGGAAGCGGTTAAGGATCTGTTTTCGCAAATAACAGATAAACTTAACGGGAACCCTTTTATCGTTTACGGGCACAGTTTAGGTTCGTCTCTGGGCCTGGGAGTAACCGATTTACTGGAGAAAAATAATACTCCGCCTCAATGTCTGATCGTAAGCGGTAATGCAGGACCCGGAATTACAACAGAAAAAAAGAGATCCGATCTGGAACGTGACGATTTTATCAGTATGCTTACCGAATTAGGAGGTATACCGGATGAATTATTAAAAAGTAAGGAGCTGCTCGATTTTGTATTGCCGATCCTTAAGGCCGATTTTAAAATAGTAGAAGAAGATTTTTTCATTGAAAATACGATTGTAAAAGCCCCAATTGTAGCCATAATGGGGAACTCAGAGAAATATGTAGACCAGATAAACAATTGGAGAAAGCACACATTTTCCGGTTTTAACTCCTACATATTAAGAGGGAATCATTTTTTTATACTCAATCATGGTGATAAATTGAAAGAAATTTTTGATATTAGTTTTGCCGAATGTACGAGTCTTAATTATAATAATGTACAATAG